In the Gammaproteobacteria bacterium genome, one interval contains:
- the crp gene encoding cAMP-activated global transcriptional regulator CRP translates to MSDRAVSLPEQLPDTSNDALQKLLEYCEVRELPSKQLIIRPGDEADKLYYLIEGSATVSMTDTEGNDIILGYLNTGDFIGETGLFVEQAKRQSTVRTKMASTIAGISYTDLQRLAKTDLKPYYAEILHIVGTHIAKRLMQATRKVGHLAFMDAAGRIANSLLDLCKQPDALTHPDGMQIKISRTELGKLVGCSREMVGRVLKNMEEQGLIEAKGKTIVVFGAR, encoded by the coding sequence ATGAGTGATCGCGCCGTGAGTTTACCAGAACAACTGCCAGACACATCGAATGATGCACTACAAAAGTTGCTCGAATACTGTGAAGTGCGTGAATTGCCCAGCAAACAGCTGATCATTCGCCCCGGTGATGAGGCGGACAAGCTGTATTATCTGATCGAAGGCTCGGCCACGGTCTCGATGACCGATACCGAAGGTAACGATATTATCTTGGGCTACCTCAATACTGGGGATTTTATCGGTGAGACAGGTTTGTTCGTGGAACAAGCCAAACGCCAATCGACGGTCAGAACCAAAATGGCGTCGACCATTGCCGGAATTAGCTATACGGATCTACAGCGCTTGGCCAAAACCGATTTGAAGCCCTACTACGCCGAAATTTTGCACATTGTAGGTACACATATCGCCAAGCGACTGATGCAGGCAACGCGTAAGGTGGGCCACCTGGCCTTTATGGATGCGGCGGGTCGCATCGCCAACTCATTGCTGGATCTGTGCAAGCAACCCGATGCCCTGACCCATCCTGACGGGATGCAGATCAAAATCAGCCGGACGGAACTAGGCAAGTTGGTGGGCTGTAGCCGGGAGATGGTGGGACGTGTTCTCAAAAATATGGAAGAACAAGGTCTGATCGAAGCCAAGGGCAAAACGATTGTGGTGTTTGGCGCACGTTAA
- a CDS encoding nuclear transport factor 2 family protein: MELRAQAMASKDIAAFEQLLHEEYNDGPNTKADILEYMREVFARYDQIAMKYQKAPVELKMNTARVVQRLEFKVNQETQIIHDHELLMLRKSNGVWQISGGIKLGVL, from the coding sequence ATGGAGCTACGCGCCCAGGCGATGGCCAGCAAAGACATAGCTGCCTTTGAGCAATTGCTACATGAAGAATACAACGACGGCCCCAATACCAAAGCCGACATTCTGGAGTATATGAGGGAAGTTTTTGCCAGGTACGACCAGATAGCCATGAAGTACCAAAAAGCACCCGTGGAATTAAAAATGAACACGGCGAGGGTAGTGCAGCGACTGGAGTTCAAAGTCAATCAGGAAACTCAAATCATCCATGACCACGAACTGCTTATGCTGAGAAAGAGCAACGGCGTTTGGCAAATTTCCGGTGGCATCAAGCTTGGCGTACTTTAA